The following are from one region of the Synechococcus sp. CBW1108 genome:
- a CDS encoding right-handed parallel beta-helix repeat-containing protein — MPWSKTQNIRGPAGPQGAPGPTTPSTDAGNITGAGSDGLLYTPAAWLLIADLTLHVATTGSDTTGDGSQTAPWASPHRAMAFLRGLLLADGVFVTISIADGAYTFSKELNLNHPQGTQISIEGTSTSGTRPTGTSLNGGGGKGYSTSSESFNDAKLKAYYRSQWQFNGCDGLRCDLGGGVTVDKLLIRGDGTAYTDGVLAGGKDPLRIQQSLYIDKASSGSINLGQTVAVHNFGRLGIATGYGGSICAEAVTVTNTKSDGIRTYFGGSIQAYQATISNCNGDGIANCHGGSINAMDAMAANNFNNGIICFYGGSILAKGATAANNLQSGVIIRHGGTIFASAANASSNNQNGFSTNYGGSIYGGDLTAANNQRNGIYIGYGGNILASAATLTGNGESAAKAEGDGFMRLNGAIYDGILSPAANTLGNGKAYIQTI, encoded by the coding sequence ATGCCCTGGAGCAAGACCCAGAACATCAGGGGACCTGCCGGTCCCCAAGGGGCGCCAGGTCCAACGACCCCTTCTACTGACGCCGGCAACATCACCGGTGCCGGCAGCGATGGCCTGCTCTACACCCCTGCCGCCTGGTTGCTGATAGCCGATCTCACCCTGCATGTCGCCACAACAGGCAGTGACACAACCGGTGATGGCAGCCAGACCGCTCCTTGGGCCAGCCCCCATCGGGCCATGGCCTTCCTCAGAGGGCTGCTGCTGGCCGATGGTGTCTTTGTCACCATCTCAATCGCCGATGGGGCCTACACCTTCTCCAAGGAGCTGAATCTCAACCATCCCCAGGGAACGCAGATCAGCATCGAGGGCACCAGCACCAGCGGCACCCGGCCAACCGGCACGAGCCTCAATGGCGGTGGTGGCAAGGGCTATTCCACAAGCTCCGAATCCTTCAATGACGCGAAACTCAAGGCGTATTACCGGAGCCAATGGCAGTTCAACGGCTGTGATGGGTTGCGCTGTGACCTCGGTGGCGGTGTCACCGTCGACAAGCTTTTGATCCGCGGCGATGGAACGGCCTACACCGATGGGGTGCTGGCCGGTGGTAAGGACCCACTGCGCATCCAGCAGAGCCTCTATATCGACAAAGCATCAAGCGGCTCAATCAATCTGGGCCAGACAGTGGCGGTCCATAACTTCGGGAGGCTTGGTATCGCCACCGGCTATGGCGGCTCCATCTGCGCAGAAGCCGTAACGGTGACCAATACCAAAAGCGATGGGATCAGGACCTATTTCGGCGGTTCGATCCAGGCCTACCAGGCCACGATTTCCAATTGCAATGGTGATGGCATTGCCAACTGCCATGGCGGCTCGATCAACGCCATGGATGCGATGGCAGCCAATAACTTCAACAATGGCATCATCTGCTTCTACGGCGGCTCGATTCTGGCTAAAGGAGCAACGGCAGCAAACAATCTCCAGAGCGGTGTGATCATCAGACACGGCGGAACGATTTTCGCCTCTGCCGCTAACGCCTCCAGTAATAACCAGAACGGCTTCTCGACAAATTATGGCGGCTCCATCTATGGCGGTGATCTGACGGCCGCCAACAACCAGAGAAATGGGATCTATATCGGTTACGGCGGCAACATCCTGGCCAGTGCTGCCACCTTGACAGGCAATGGGGAAAGCGCTGCCAAAGCAGAAGGTGATGGCTTTATGCGGTTGAATGGCGCGATCTATGACGGCATCCTCTCGCCGGCTGCCAACACGCTGGGCAACGGCAAGGCCTATATCCAGACCATTTGA
- a CDS encoding DUF86 domain-containing protein: METFAARAISYCADLSLDVFAADQLLQDGVLRNIELIGEAATRIPQEVRDANPAIAWRQIVAMRNQLIHGYLGIDLEIVWDVVQVELPALLEQCAQVRGDRQ, translated from the coding sequence ATGGAGACATTTGCGGCCCGTGCCATCAGCTATTGCGCTGATCTCAGCCTGGATGTCTTTGCAGCTGATCAGCTCCTGCAAGACGGGGTCCTTCGCAACATCGAGCTGATCGGAGAAGCGGCCACCCGTATTCCGCAGGAGGTGCGTGATGCCAACCCAGCTATCGCTTGGCGGCAGATCGTAGCCATGCGTAACCAGCTAATCCACGGTTACCTCGGCATTGACCTGGAGATTGTCTGGGATGTGGTGCAGGTGGAGCTTCCGGCTCTGCTGGAACAATGCGCGCAGGTGCGTGGCGATCGGCAATAG